The Metabacillus schmidteae genome has a segment encoding these proteins:
- the mbcS gene encoding acyl-CoA synthetase MbcS — MVREELLAPPVYNLVEEIEKYSKDAKKVALKWENESGEKSEITYSSLLKRVNRIGNAFISEGLKQGDTILVVIPRVIDAYAVYLGALKAGLVVIPSSEMLRTKDLQYRITHGDVKAIVSYGLYTNEFKDIKEYNSIKKFVIHGNDEDWISLEQLLITQSTEMEMVKTESTNMAFISYTSGTTGNPKGVVHTHGWAYAHLRTAAKNWLSIKEDDIVWATAGPGWQKWVWSPFLSVLGSGATGLIYHGKFNPEKYLQLLDHYNVNVLCCTPTEYRLMAKVENLENYSLSKLHSAVSAGEPLNREVIETFEKYFNVQVRDGYGQTENTLLVGVMKGMEIKPGSMGKPTPGNDVKIIDEESNICKVGEVGDIAVHRDTPALFKEYYKDFERTAMQYRGDYYVTGDRAKMDEDGYFWFEGRSDDIIVSSGYTIGPFEVEDALIKHPYVKECAVVASPDEVRGNIVKAYVVLRNSSLADQPELFKTLQDHVKSLTAPYKYPREIEIVEDLPKTTSGKIRRVVLRERELQLKQG; from the coding sequence ATGGTAAGAGAAGAACTTCTTGCACCACCCGTTTATAATTTAGTCGAGGAAATAGAGAAATATTCTAAGGATGCTAAAAAGGTAGCATTAAAATGGGAGAATGAATCAGGTGAGAAAAGTGAGATTACCTACAGTTCTCTTTTGAAAAGAGTGAATCGTATTGGAAACGCTTTCATTAGTGAGGGGCTTAAGCAAGGCGACACAATCCTTGTTGTGATTCCGAGAGTTATTGATGCCTATGCAGTATATTTAGGTGCCCTAAAGGCAGGGTTAGTTGTCATTCCAAGCTCCGAAATGTTACGTACAAAAGATTTACAATATCGCATAACACACGGTGATGTTAAAGCCATTGTAAGCTACGGATTATATACAAATGAGTTTAAGGACATAAAAGAATACAATTCAATTAAAAAGTTTGTTATTCATGGCAATGATGAAGACTGGATTTCATTAGAACAATTATTGATCACTCAAAGTACAGAAATGGAAATGGTGAAAACTGAATCCACGAATATGGCATTTATTTCTTATACTTCCGGAACTACAGGAAATCCTAAGGGAGTTGTCCATACACATGGGTGGGCATATGCTCATTTACGGACTGCGGCTAAAAATTGGTTAAGTATAAAAGAAGATGATATTGTTTGGGCAACAGCAGGGCCCGGCTGGCAGAAGTGGGTTTGGAGTCCTTTTCTATCTGTTCTAGGTAGTGGAGCAACCGGTTTAATTTATCATGGCAAATTTAATCCTGAAAAGTATTTGCAGCTTCTTGATCATTACAATGTTAATGTTCTATGCTGTACTCCGACTGAATATCGCTTGATGGCAAAAGTCGAAAATCTTGAGAATTATTCACTTTCAAAATTACATAGTGCAGTTTCTGCTGGTGAGCCTCTAAATCGTGAGGTCATTGAAACATTTGAGAAATATTTTAATGTGCAGGTAAGAGATGGGTATGGTCAAACAGAAAATACATTATTAGTAGGTGTTATGAAAGGAATGGAGATCAAACCAGGTTCAATGGGAAAACCAACACCAGGCAATGATGTGAAAATCATAGATGAAGAAAGCAATATTTGTAAAGTTGGTGAAGTCGGAGATATTGCTGTTCATCGTGATACGCCGGCATTATTTAAGGAATACTATAAAGATTTTGAACGAACAGCCATGCAATATAGAGGAGATTATTATGTAACAGGTGATCGTGCCAAAATGGATGAAGATGGGTACTTCTGGTTTGAAGGTAGAAGCGATGATATTATTGTTAGCTCAGGTTATACGATTGGACCATTTGAAGTGGAGGATGCACTCATTAAGCATCCTTATGTTAAGGAGTGTGCGGTTGTTGCTAGTCCTGATGAGGTGAGAGGGAATATTGTAAAAGCTTATGTTGTGTTAAGAAATTCATCTTTAGCAGATCAACCTGAGCTCTTTAAGACTCTGCAGGATCATGTAAAATCTCTTACAGCACCATATAAATATCCTCGTGAAATAGAAATTGTAGAGGATTTACCCAAGACAACTTCCGGTAAAATTCGCCGGGTTGTTCTAAGAGAAAGAGAGCTCCAATTAAAACAAGGATAA
- a CDS encoding cysteine desulfurase family protein yields the protein MLYLDNSATTKPYKEALSTYLKVTEEYFANPSSIHKLGSKAEALLVQSRKQVAHLLSVSDEEIIFTSGGTEGNNLAIKGAAFANKHKGNHLITSVIEHPSVLEAFKQLEAVHGFHVTYLEVDENGRVDVEEVKEALQENTILVSIMHVHNEIGTIQPIEKIGKVIKQYSNAVFHVDYVQGVTKVPLNFYESGIDLCTISGHKFHSLNGTGALFVRKGIQLVPLFSGGSQELQVRSGTESLAGIVAMTKALRMSMEKASQQVECLFDTHKKLRSELKKIDGVKINTPDEFYAPHILNFSVPAIKSEVLIHFFGENNIFVSTTSACSSRNKKISQALLSMKKSEDIAKSAIRVSLSFDHNEDIIDPFVTTLIKGIEKLTKVMR from the coding sequence ATGTTGTATCTAGACAACAGTGCAACGACAAAACCATATAAAGAAGCTCTTTCAACATATTTGAAGGTTACAGAGGAGTATTTTGCTAATCCTTCTTCAATCCATAAATTAGGTAGTAAAGCAGAGGCCCTATTGGTTCAATCAAGGAAACAAGTAGCGCATTTATTAAGCGTTTCAGATGAAGAGATTATCTTTACTTCAGGTGGAACAGAAGGGAATAATCTTGCAATAAAGGGCGCAGCATTCGCAAATAAGCATAAAGGAAACCATTTAATTACATCTGTTATTGAACATCCTTCAGTTTTAGAGGCTTTTAAACAATTAGAAGCTGTACATGGTTTTCACGTAACATATTTAGAAGTGGATGAAAATGGACGAGTAGACGTTGAAGAAGTGAAAGAAGCTCTTCAGGAAAATACGATTCTTGTTTCAATTATGCATGTACATAATGAAATAGGCACAATTCAACCAATTGAAAAGATCGGCAAGGTTATTAAACAATACTCAAATGCTGTTTTCCATGTTGACTATGTTCAGGGTGTGACGAAGGTGCCCTTAAATTTTTATGAATCAGGTATTGATTTATGCACGATATCAGGACATAAATTTCATAGTTTAAATGGAACTGGTGCTTTGTTTGTTAGAAAGGGGATTCAACTTGTTCCCTTATTTTCTGGAGGATCACAAGAGTTGCAGGTAAGATCCGGTACAGAAAGTTTAGCAGGGATTGTTGCCATGACCAAAGCTTTAAGAATGTCTATGGAGAAAGCAAGCCAACAGGTCGAGTGTCTTTTTGACACTCATAAGAAGCTAAGGTCTGAATTAAAAAAAATAGATGGTGTCAAAATAAATACCCCAGATGAATTTTATGCACCGCATATTTTAAACTTTTCAGTTCCAGCAATAAAATCAGAAGTTCTCATCCATTTTTTTGGTGAAAATAATATATTTGTATCAACAACATCAGCTTGTTCATCAAGAAATAAAAAGATAAGTCAGGCATTACTTTCGATGAAAAAGAGCGAAGATATTGCCAAATCTGCAATTAGAGTTAGTTTATCATTTGATCACAATGAAGACATTATTGATCCCTTTGTGACAACACTTATAAAAGGAATAGAAAAATTAACGAAAGTAATGAGGTAG
- a CDS encoding amidohydrolase has translation MGTLWYGGRIYTLENEGETVQAVLTKDGQIVATGNTEFLKREYDGEITEEHNLKGYTMIPGLVDSHMHLIGHGEKLLRLDFSKIKSSAEMLESLKIRAGKVPEGQWIIGEGWNENQLEDNKILHRTELDEVAPNHPVLLKRICRHALIANSKALQLANISKETIDPVGGVIVRDVDDHPTGYLLDKAQEMILNIAPFPTLEEIQYALETSIKDCYKKGLVGGHTEDLSYYGSLENTLNAYYNVGNKGLKFRSHLLVHHQIVDEFQQRKREAHKFIEYGAMKIFADGALGGRTALLSFPYKDDPTTSGVAIHTKEDLEDLIKTARGFEMEVAVHAIGDLAFEWILELIEKHPPKKGQHDRLIHAQILRPELIEKTKSLPIILDIQPRFVASDFPWVIERIGEDYLKSCYAWKTLIEAGIPCAGGSDAPIEPVDPLLGIYAAITRSSDYENSGKSYLPEQKLSVFEAVELYTKGSAYAIHKENKRGMIKTGFTADFTVFDQDVFTLEAEQLLQTNVVMTIVDDDIMYKRGR, from the coding sequence GTGGGAACATTGTGGTATGGTGGAAGAATTTATACCCTAGAGAATGAAGGAGAAACGGTACAAGCTGTTTTAACCAAGGATGGTCAAATAGTAGCTACAGGAAATACAGAATTTCTTAAGAGAGAGTATGATGGGGAAATAACAGAAGAACATAATCTAAAAGGTTATACGATGATTCCTGGTTTAGTTGATAGTCACATGCATTTAATAGGCCATGGGGAAAAGTTGTTAAGATTAGATTTCTCAAAAATAAAGAGTTCTGCTGAAATGCTTGAAAGTTTAAAGATAAGAGCTGGTAAAGTACCTGAAGGTCAGTGGATTATTGGAGAAGGCTGGAATGAAAATCAATTAGAGGATAATAAAATTCTACACCGAACAGAATTGGACGAGGTAGCACCAAACCATCCTGTTTTGTTAAAACGTATATGCAGGCATGCACTAATTGCAAATTCTAAAGCTTTACAACTTGCGAATATTTCCAAGGAAACAATTGATCCTGTTGGTGGAGTAATTGTTAGAGATGTAGACGACCATCCTACAGGCTATTTACTAGATAAAGCTCAGGAGATGATATTAAACATTGCTCCATTTCCAACATTGGAGGAAATTCAATACGCTCTTGAGACCTCAATAAAAGATTGTTATAAAAAAGGGCTGGTTGGTGGACATACTGAAGATCTTTCTTATTATGGAAGCTTAGAAAATACACTAAATGCATATTACAATGTAGGTAACAAAGGGCTGAAGTTTCGAAGTCATTTATTAGTTCATCATCAAATAGTAGATGAATTTCAACAGAGAAAAAGAGAAGCTCATAAGTTTATCGAATATGGGGCGATGAAAATATTTGCTGATGGTGCTTTAGGAGGTAGAACAGCCTTATTAAGCTTTCCTTATAAGGATGATCCGACAACTTCAGGAGTCGCCATCCATACAAAAGAAGACTTAGAAGACTTAATTAAAACAGCTAGAGGTTTTGAGATGGAGGTTGCTGTTCATGCAATTGGCGATTTAGCCTTTGAGTGGATACTCGAATTAATTGAAAAACACCCACCTAAAAAAGGTCAACATGATCGTCTTATTCATGCTCAAATTTTAAGGCCGGAATTGATTGAGAAAACGAAATCTTTACCTATTATACTTGATATTCAACCTCGCTTTGTTGCAAGTGATTTTCCTTGGGTAATCGAACGAATTGGGGAGGATTATTTAAAAAGCTGTTATGCTTGGAAAACCCTTATAGAAGCAGGGATTCCTTGTGCAGGAGGCTCTGATGCCCCAATTGAACCGGTTGATCCGCTCCTCGGAATTTATGCTGCAATAACAAGGTCAAGTGATTACGAAAATTCAGGAAAATCCTATTTGCCTGAACAAAAGCTTTCTGTATTTGAAGCGGTGGAATTATATACAAAAGGAAGCGCATATGCTATTCACAAAGAAAATAAACGAGGAATGATAAAAACGGGATTTACTGCTGACTTTACAGTCTTTGACCAAGATGTTTTCACGCTTGAGGCTGAGCAATTACTACAAACTAATGTTGTCATGACCATTGTCGATGATGACATAATGTATAAAAGGGGCCGGTGA
- a CDS encoding RDD family protein, giving the protein MDSTYEGPNQNETVEQHPVEKETIVHYPNMFAGFWIRFWAYLVDLLVIGSVNRIIIYPLFSLIGLDTSDSFIFSPVSIATAITYFAYFVFMTKFLNQTLGKMIFGLKVVSKDGRNLNWGTIIFRELIGRYISKIIWIGFLIAAFTPKKQTLHDIFADTFVIHEKVFSKVEKEKAVYNTNPSEV; this is encoded by the coding sequence GTGGACAGTACATATGAAGGTCCAAACCAAAATGAAACGGTTGAACAGCATCCTGTTGAAAAGGAAACAATCGTTCATTATCCAAACATGTTTGCTGGATTTTGGATTCGTTTTTGGGCATATCTAGTAGATTTACTTGTAATAGGAAGCGTAAATCGTATTATCATTTATCCCTTATTCAGTCTAATTGGCTTAGATACAAGCGATTCATTCATATTTTCACCAGTTTCTATTGCAACTGCTATCACCTATTTTGCCTATTTTGTCTTTATGACAAAGTTCCTGAATCAGACTTTAGGTAAAATGATATTTGGTTTGAAGGTTGTGTCAAAAGATGGCAGAAATCTAAACTGGGGTACAATTATTTTCAGAGAATTAATCGGAAGATATATATCAAAGATTATTTGGATTGGCTTTTTAATTGCAGCCTTTACACCGAAAAAACAAACATTACATGATATTTTTGCCGACACATTCGTCATCCATGAAAAAGTTTTCTCAAAAGTTGAGAAAGAAAAAGCTGTTTATAACACGAATCCATCTGAAGTATAA
- the thiI gene encoding tRNA uracil 4-sulfurtransferase ThiI: MEFDHILIRFGEISTKGRNRKKFVDRLKKNIREVLNQYPALTYESTRDRLYIHLNQERHEEIVEKLKLVFGIQSFSLALKCKSDITEIKEMALKVVKSLYHPHDTFKVTAKRADKQFPLDTNELNYQIGSHILIHTDDLKVDVKKPTINVRVEVRTDATYITCYDYKGAGGLPVGSGGKAVLLLSGGIDSPVAGFLSLKRGVELEVVHFFSPPYTSERAKQKVIDLTKELTSYGGKIKLHIVPFTKIQEKIQEQVPENYTMTSTRRMMVKIADQLRQKQQALALITGESLGQVASQTLESMVAINDVTSTPILRPLIAMDKTEIIDIAKEINTHDISIRPYEDCCTIFTPANPKTRPKVDKVSRFESFVDFDELVTEAVNDVETLIISQDQKDEFAGLF; encoded by the coding sequence ATGGAGTTTGATCACATATTAATTCGGTTTGGGGAAATATCTACTAAGGGAAGAAATAGGAAGAAGTTTGTTGATCGTTTGAAAAAAAATATTAGAGAAGTTCTCAATCAATATCCTGCCTTAACCTATGAAAGTACAAGGGATCGATTGTATATTCATTTAAATCAGGAACGTCATGAGGAAATTGTAGAAAAACTCAAGCTTGTTTTTGGTATTCAATCATTTAGTTTGGCATTAAAATGTAAAAGTGACATAACGGAAATAAAAGAGATGGCATTAAAGGTTGTGAAAAGTTTATACCATCCACATGATACGTTCAAAGTAACAGCAAAAAGAGCAGATAAGCAATTTCCTCTAGATACAAATGAACTTAATTATCAAATTGGGAGCCATATCTTAATTCATACTGATGATTTGAAGGTGGATGTAAAAAAACCCACAATAAATGTTCGTGTTGAAGTTCGTACAGATGCTACTTATATTACTTGCTATGATTACAAGGGTGCTGGGGGATTGCCGGTTGGCTCAGGCGGAAAGGCTGTATTATTATTATCGGGTGGAATCGATAGCCCTGTTGCAGGCTTTTTATCATTAAAAAGAGGGGTAGAGCTGGAAGTTGTTCATTTCTTTAGTCCGCCGTATACGAGTGAGCGAGCAAAGCAAAAGGTAATAGATTTAACAAAAGAATTAACATCATATGGTGGAAAAATTAAGCTTCACATTGTTCCGTTTACAAAGATTCAGGAAAAAATTCAAGAACAAGTTCCAGAAAATTATACGATGACATCTACCCGTAGAATGATGGTTAAAATTGCTGATCAACTTAGACAAAAACAGCAAGCGTTGGCACTAATTACCGGAGAAAGTCTTGGACAGGTAGCAAGTCAAACACTTGAAAGCATGGTGGCAATTAATGATGTGACAAGCACACCAATATTAAGGCCACTCATTGCGATGGATAAAACAGAAATTATTGATATTGCAAAAGAAATTAATACGCATGATATTTCCATTAGACCATATGAAGATTGCTGTACAATATTTACACCTGCGAATCCTAAAACAAGACCAAAAGTTGATAAAGTATCAAGATTTGAGAGTTTTGTGGATTTTGATGAGCTTGTAACTGAAGCAGTGAATGATGTTGAGACTCTAATCATCTCACAAGATCAAAAGGATGAATTTGCAGGATTATTTTAA
- a CDS encoding alpha/beta-type small acid-soluble spore protein: MAQNSGSNSSNQLVVPGAAQAIDQMKYEIASEFGVNLGPETTSRANGSVGGEITKRLVSFAQQQMSGSFQK; this comes from the coding sequence ATGGCACAAAACAGCGGTTCAAACAGCTCAAACCAATTAGTTGTACCTGGTGCTGCTCAAGCAATCGACCAAATGAAGTATGAGATCGCTTCTGAATTTGGTGTAAACTTAGGACCAGAAACAACTTCACGCGCTAACGGTTCTGTTGGTGGTGAAATCACAAAACGTTTAGTTTCTTTTGCTCAACAACAAATGAGCGGTTCTTTCCAAAAATAA
- a CDS encoding NAD kinase — MSDRRNVYFYYKQDESTIGKIQSLINFAKESDFHVVEDQKLANIIVSIGGDGAFLQAVRKTNFRTDCLYVGIGIDDTLSLYCDFHLDDREKMLQAMNESQIEVRRYPVLEVTIDNNTTFKCLNECSVRSGIIKTFVIDVFIDDLHFETFRGDGMLIATPTGSTAYNKSVNGAVVDPMLPCLQVSELASLNNNLYRTLGSSFILSDKRKLTLKVVQDGNDYPVIGMDNEALSIRHVQQLEYKLSELPIKTVKLKDNSFWEKVKRTFL; from the coding sequence ATGTCAGACCGTCGAAATGTTTATTTTTATTACAAGCAAGATGAAAGCACGATTGGTAAAATTCAATCATTGATCAATTTCGCTAAGGAAAGTGATTTTCATGTAGTAGAGGATCAAAAACTTGCAAACATCATTGTTAGTATTGGTGGAGATGGTGCGTTTCTTCAAGCAGTTAGAAAAACAAATTTCAGAACGGATTGTTTATATGTTGGAATTGGTATTGATGATACCTTAAGCCTATACTGTGACTTCCATCTTGATGATCGGGAGAAAATGCTTCAAGCAATGAATGAATCTCAAATTGAGGTTAGAAGGTATCCTGTTTTAGAAGTGACAATTGACAATAACACGACATTCAAATGTTTAAATGAGTGTTCCGTTCGCTCAGGTATTATTAAAACATTTGTCATCGATGTTTTTATTGATGATCTGCACTTTGAAACATTTAGAGGAGACGGGATGTTAATTGCTACACCAACCGGCAGTACAGCTTATAATAAATCTGTTAATGGTGCTGTTGTTGATCCTATGCTTCCTTGCTTACAAGTTAGCGAGCTGGCATCTTTAAATAACAACTTATACCGTACCTTAGGTTCGTCTTTTATTTTGAGTGATAAGCGTAAGTTAACTCTTAAAGTCGTTCAAGATGGAAACGATTACCCGGTGATCGGAATGGATAATGAAGCATTAAGTATTCGCCATGTCCAACAGCTAGAATATAAATTAAGTGAGCTACCGATCAAAACGGTTAAGTTAAAGGATAACTCATTCTGGGAGAAAGTGAAACGAACGTTTTTATAA
- the ytfJ gene encoding GerW family sporulation protein yields the protein MSDHPIQGLMKTAMENLKQMIDVNTIVGDPVETPDGSVILTVSKVGFGFAAGGSEFNSTSTEESDGQKGPKLPFGGGSGGGVSITPIAFLIVSSNGVKMLHLDESTHLYEKILEAAPQAVEKIQGIFQKNKNNDSSKSDPLENTSPSNKQDLDI from the coding sequence ATGAGTGATCATCCAATTCAAGGATTAATGAAAACTGCTATGGAAAATCTAAAGCAAATGATTGATGTTAATACGATCGTGGGGGATCCGGTAGAAACCCCTGATGGAAGTGTCATTCTTACTGTTTCTAAAGTAGGATTTGGGTTTGCAGCTGGTGGCAGTGAATTTAATTCAACAAGCACGGAAGAAAGCGATGGACAAAAGGGACCTAAGCTACCGTTTGGTGGAGGAAGTGGAGGAGGAGTTTCAATTACTCCAATTGCTTTTTTAATTGTTTCATCAAATGGGGTGAAAATGCTTCATTTGGACGAAAGTACTCACTTATATGAGAAAATACTGGAAGCTGCACCACAAGCAGTTGAAAAAATTCAAGGAATCTTTCAGAAAAATAAAAATAATGATTCATCCAAGAGTGATCCTTTAGAAAATACAAGTCCATCTAACAAGCAAGATTTAGATATCTAA
- a CDS encoding DUF2953 domain-containing protein produces the protein MNLYWFLIIFLIILFILFLIFITKITIILDLQHIGDDDHLKIKLRAWRYIKYTINIPLVKVDDDANLILKQEQKAGTEESNRKVKESEKKITPEEEMRALHDVREMLQHIIGLHKIVRRFLKKIKVKQLEWHSQIGIGDAAHTGMLTGVAWSIKGGVVGLISSYMKLQTTPVMSISPAFNVFCSRTKLKCMFQFRIGQAIFAGIQFIKYWRGGRPHLKSKPFSFTN, from the coding sequence ATGAATTTGTACTGGTTTCTAATTATTTTCCTGATAATTTTATTCATTCTATTTCTTATCTTCATCACAAAAATAACGATTATTCTCGATCTGCAGCACATTGGTGATGACGATCATTTAAAAATCAAACTACGTGCTTGGCGGTACATTAAATATACAATCAATATTCCTCTTGTTAAGGTTGATGATGATGCTAATTTAATTCTAAAACAAGAACAAAAGGCTGGTACAGAAGAGTCAAATCGAAAGGTAAAGGAATCTGAAAAAAAAATAACGCCGGAAGAGGAAATGAGAGCATTGCATGATGTGAGAGAAATGCTTCAACATATAATAGGGTTACATAAAATTGTCCGTCGTTTTTTAAAGAAAATAAAAGTGAAACAATTAGAGTGGCATTCACAGATAGGAATAGGGGACGCTGCACATACCGGTATGTTAACCGGTGTTGCTTGGTCTATTAAAGGTGGCGTTGTAGGATTAATCAGTAGTTATATGAAACTTCAAACAACCCCTGTAATGAGTATATCACCAGCATTTAATGTTTTTTGCTCAAGGACAAAACTCAAATGTATGTTTCAGTTTAGAATCGGGCAAGCTATTTTCGCGGGTATTCAGTTCATAAAATATTGGCGAGGAGGTCGTCCTCATTTAAAAAGCAAGCCGTTTTCGTTTACAAATTAA
- the sppA gene encoding signal peptide peptidase SppA encodes MNGKRWGAIAIAGVLFVFSIIISSTMMFLNQSKMFAEAFASGTEFSEDVIEEGSEFNKILVLNVNGVIQDTGEDVTSFFSTAGYQHQTFLDMIEAAGKDDAIKGIILRVNSPGGGVVESAEIHKKLLELKESSKKPIYVSMGTQAASGGYYISTAGDKIFAAPDTLTGSLGVIMQSVNYGELAEKYGVKFETIKSGPYKDIFSPTRDMTEEERKILQTMVNNAYDGFVDVITQGRPLSEEEVRKVADGRIYDGRQAKEINLVDDLGYFDDTVSAMKKDLKIKDAKVVQYGSALGFENFLSMGASKIFKEDAELSSLLQLLSNSNSPRLMYLYSE; translated from the coding sequence ATGAATGGTAAACGATGGGGAGCAATTGCAATTGCGGGTGTATTATTTGTATTTTCCATCATTATTAGTTCTACAATGATGTTTTTAAATCAAAGTAAAATGTTCGCTGAGGCTTTTGCGAGTGGAACAGAATTCTCGGAAGATGTAATAGAGGAAGGCTCTGAGTTTAACAAAATTCTCGTTTTAAATGTAAACGGAGTTATACAAGATACAGGTGAAGATGTAACATCTTTCTTTAGTACTGCCGGCTATCAGCATCAAACATTCCTTGATATGATTGAGGCAGCAGGAAAAGATGATGCAATTAAGGGTATCATTTTACGTGTCAATTCCCCAGGCGGTGGTGTAGTAGAAAGTGCTGAAATACATAAAAAGCTTCTGGAATTGAAAGAGTCTAGTAAAAAGCCGATTTACGTTTCTATGGGAACACAAGCTGCTTCAGGCGGTTACTATATTTCAACAGCAGGTGATAAAATCTTTGCTGCACCAGATACATTAACAGGCTCTTTAGGAGTAATTATGCAATCTGTTAACTATGGTGAATTAGCTGAAAAGTATGGTGTGAAATTTGAAACGATTAAAAGTGGGCCATACAAAGATATTTTCTCACCTACTCGTGATATGACGGAAGAAGAGAGAAAAATATTACAAACGATGGTGAACAATGCATATGATGGCTTTGTAGATGTTATCACCCAGGGGCGTCCCCTATCTGAAGAAGAGGTTCGGAAAGTGGCAGATGGACGCATTTATGACGGAAGACAAGCAAAAGAGATTAATCTCGTTGATGATTTAGGTTATTTTGATGATACAGTATCGGCAATGAAGAAGGATTTGAAAATAAAGGATGCAAAAGTCGTACAATATGGGTCTGCTTTAGGTTTTGAGAATTTCCTTTCCATGGGTGCTAGCAAAATATTTAAAGAAGATGCTGAGTTATCTTCACTTCTTCAGCTTTTATCAAATTCAAATTCGCCTAGATTAATGTATTTATATTCTGAATAA